CCCAAGGATGGCCGCAGCGGTTCACCTTCGGCAGTGAGCTGGTCGCGATGATCACCGCCGGGCTGGACCCGGCCACCGCCGACCCCTACCCGGAACGGTTCTCCGGATCGGAGATCGTGGAGCTCCACCGGGCCGGCCTCACACCTTCCGCAGCCGACAACTGGCCCGTCCGATTCGACGGCCACGACATCGCCTATCTCGCCGCCAAACGGCTGCCGCCCCGCTACTGCGACGCCTACCCCGACTGGATGGCCCCCTCCGTCATCGCCCGACTCCACAGCGTCGGTGTCACCCCCGAGGTCATCGCGGGCACCGCTGACATGTGGACCGAAGCGATGTCAGAGGACGAAATCGAACAGTTCCTGTCGCTGCTATGACCTCGACGGCGAACGGGCGTTCCCGCACCCCCGCGGGGCTACGGTGGGCCTCACATGGATGAAGTACGGACCGCAATGACCGCGACGATCAAGACGATCGGCTCGATCGCCGATCCCGTCGACGCCCAGGCCGACGCGCGGGACTGGTCGACCGCTGCCGGGTCCTACATCGAACGGTTCGGCGACGTGCGCCGCAAGGCCATCGCCGCCAAGGTCGCAGGGTCCAACCGCACACAGGTCGCCCGTGTCCTCGGGATGTCACGCCAACGCGTCTCCCAGATCCTCAACGGCGGCGGATGGCCGCCCGCACCCGGCAAGCGACCCAAGAACGAACCGCTGATCGCCGCGCTTGACGCCCACCTCGAGCGCGTCACCGCCATCGAGGACCCCGTCGCACGGGTGAAGGAGTGTGCGCAGGCCATCGAGGTGCTGGTGTCGTTCCAGAAGGCCCTGCGGGTCACCCGCAGTCGGTGCATCGACTACGTCACAAGGGAACACTCCTACCGCGAGGCCGCCGGCATGTTCGACATGCCCCACCAGCGCGTCCACCGGTACGCCGCCGCGTGACCAGCCCGGGCGGCACCGTCCCGGTCGGGGCCGACCATCAACAGCGATGTTGATCGCTGTTGCCTCGCTGCGAGGAAGCCCCGGTGCGACCACCGTGGCGCTCGCTGCTGCCGACCTCGCCACCGCCAACGGCTACGTCATCGTTGTCGACGCCGACGGGGACGGCTCGCTGCTCGCCCACGGCTACGGCCAAGGCCTTGACGGATGGGCCCGGACCGACGGCGCCGACGACCCCGCAGTCCACGGCACCGCCAGGACCTCCGGCGCCGTGGTTCTCGCCGGCCCGGTGCTCCCGGTCGAGATGCCACCGGTGGTGACCGCTGCGACCGGCCCGCTGCAGCGGGTGTCGCGTGCCGGCGTCACCGTCGTCGTCGACTGCGGCCGCATCGGCGGCCCCTCCGCCGGACTGTTCCACACCGCTGACCGGCGCCTGCTGCTCGTCCGCGACCTCCCACCACACGTGGAGTCCGTAACCGCCCTGCTGGACGGGCGCAACGGCGTCGCCGAGGTGCTGCGGGTCGGCCCCAAGGGCCGGTTGCCCGACGACCCCCAGACCGCCGAACTGGTGATGGGTGACGACTGCCCACCGCAGATGCTGCGGTCATCGCCGCTGGGACGTGCGATCGCGTCGGTCCTTGCCGATACAGGGGTGGAGATGCCCGAATCGGACCGGCCCGCCTGGGCCGAAGCGCAGGGAGCGATCGCGTGAGCCACCACATCCTCGTCGTCGACGACGAACCGTCGGTGCGGGGCGTCGTGGAGGCCGTGCTGTTCGCCGACGGGTTCGACGTCACCACCGTCAGGGACGGCGAGGAGGCGCTGGATGCCATGGAGGAGCGGCTTCCCGACGCCGTTGTCCTTGACCTGATGATGCCGGCGATGACCGGATGGGAGGTCCTCGACGAGATCCGCCGCGACCCGCGCCACCAGCACAGCCGGGTGCCGGTCCTGGTGCTCACCGCCAAGGCCACCGACTGGGACCGTGACCGGACCACCGCCGCCGACCACTTCATGTCCAAGCCGTTCGAGCCCGACGAACTGGTCCAGACCCTCACGCGGCTGATCGCCGCGAAGGCCTCCTAGCCGTCGGCGGCCCGGCGGGCGACCGGCCGGATCCGGGCGAACAGCCGCTCTGCCAGCCCGAACCTGCCAACCGGTTCCGTCCCCAGCCCCACGGCGAGATGGCGGCACGTCGCAACGACCGCCGGGTCGATGTGGTCGGTGGCCTCGGCCACTGCTGACACCGGGAACCCCTCCTCGTTCGCTGCGACGGTGACCGCCTTAACGATCCGCGCGGAGCGGGGAGACTCGTCCGACGCGAGGAACGCCAGCACCCGGTCGACGGCGTCGTCCAGCCGGTCCTGCGCGAGCGGGGGCCTGACACCGGCGTCGTGGTAGTCGTGGGCGTCCTGCGGGTGCCACACGCCATGGTGGACCCATTTGGCGGCCCGTTGCGGTGTCGCGCCGGCGTCCTCCCACGCCTGGACGGCCGTCAGGACAACCGGGTGGGACAGGGACGCCGGCAACGACCAACGTGACCGCAGCCGGGAGGCGTGCCGGATGGTTCGGGGCCGCCGCACCGCGATGTCGACGAAGGTTGCGGTGTCGCGGGCCAGTGTCGGCCGGTCGATCGCCAGCGACCCGGCGGTCATGAGCACGTCACCGACTGCCCACAGGAAGTCCTCCGACATGGTGTCGAGGTCCTCGGCCAGGAAGTCCGCCGCGTGGGCCGCGAGCTCCCGTGCGGTCAGGGACGGGTCGACAAGCGCGAGTGCGGCGAGGGACTCAGCCCGTTCCTCCCGCAGCGGTCGTCCTGCTGCCCGTGCGGTCGCGGCCCATCCACGCGCATGGCGTCCGTGCGGGTCGTTCAGGAGTGCCGCATGGGTTGACAGTGCAGGGCCGAGGAACAGGTGCAGGAGGTCGGGGACCCGGTCGGTGGAAGGGCCGTGCTCGATCCACCGTTCCATGAGTCGGGTAGAGATGGCGGGAGCGGCCCAGTCTGCGTCCCAGGGGAGGATGTCGCCGCCGTGCTCGGCCGGGTCGTAGCCCGTGACCATCCGTTCTACCTCCTCCCAGAACCCCGTAGTGCTCGCTATCGTAGCACAAAAGGGCAATTGTCCGGAATGTGATGTTGGGATCACCATCCGTCACGCGGCTTCGACAGCCCTCCGCGCTCGGGTAGTGATTGCCCTGATGGACTACGACACCAAACCGGCATGGCTCGTATTCGCTGTGGCCCTGACGACCGCCATGTTCGCCTTGGGGGTCCCCGAGCTGTGGGCGGAGGCCCGTGCCGGCACGGTCCTTATGGTCGAACCCGTCATGATGGCAGCGGTCGCCATTGGCCTTGCCATGGTTCCCACAGCCGTGGCATGGATGGCATGCGCAGCGTTCGGCACCTACACCCCCGACCTGTTGCCCGATGAGCTCGAACGGGCGATGCGGCCCGATGTCGCCGTGGAACCGACGGCCGTCGCCAGGCTCCGCGGGTTCAACGTCGTGACCTCGGGAACCCCGCTGCCGCCCTCCCTTCGCGTGACCGACTGACCCCGGGGCGGCCGCCTCCGGAATGGACGGGGTGAACCCACCCCCCGGAGGCCGGTCCAGTTGCCCAGAACACGCACACGCTGCTTGGCGCCCACCACCGATGGCGGCGCCTGCATGCGTCACACCACCGGCGGCCGCTGCCACCAGCACCGCAGCAGCGCGTCGCGCAACGGCAGCGCAGACGCCACGGCCAGCCGTGCCGCAGCCTCCGACCCGTTCACCAGCGGGACCGTCGGCCTCCGCGACCTGCCCGCACAAGCCGCCGGCGACCCGTTCCACGGCTCGGCGCTGAAGATGTCAGGGGTCACCACCGTCTGCACCGGCCCGGGATGTGCAGCCAACACCACCGCACGCGACGGGCTGTGCGCCTCGTGCCACTCCAACGGCAACGCACCCGGTCCCGACACGCCCGGCTACCAGGACCTGATCCACGACGGCATGGCACTCACCGCCTGCACCCATGGAGGATGCGGCCGGCCAACCCGGTCCCGGACCGGGGTGTGCATCAAGCACCGAGGCGTACACGGGCCATCCTCAACGGACCGTGCCGACGGGCTTCCGCAACGGTCCGCCGCAGCGGAGCGCGACATCCTGAACGACCGTGAACCACGGCTGATCGACCTGATCGGCAGCGGCCCGCAGCTCGGCCTCGCCGCCCGTGGCAGCGACCAGCACCGCAGGGACATCCGCACCCGCGATGTGAAGGCCTGGTGCATCGGCGGCAGCGACGACGACCCCTGCCCCAACACCACCAAGTCCACCACCGGCCGGTGCGGCGGCCACCGGCCACCCGCCTACGGCTCCATCTGCATCGGCATCACCACCGGTGGTCAACGCTGCCGCCGGTCGGTCTGGGGCCGACCGACGTGCGACCAGCACCGCGACGGCGACACGGTCCTGACCACCGACACCCACCTGTGCACCGCGATCGCCCACTCGGGGAAACGCTGCACCAAGACCGCCGCCGACGGCACCGTCACCTGCTACCTGCACGCCCACTGGTCCGACCCCGACGCCGACGCCGCCGGCCACCTCGCCGGCACCTCCCAGGCCAACCCCGACCACGACGGACGCGTCACCGGCGGCATCGGACGGTGGAAGACCCGCCAGGCATCCGCCAAGGCCCCCCAGTCATTCCCACGGGACCGTCGCAAGGCCTCTGGTGCCCAACGTGCCCGAACGGCCCCCAAGGCCCCCAAGGCGGGCTTCCGCAGCTACGCCCACGCCAACGACGCCGTTGTCGGTCCCGCCGCCGCCAAGGAGAACCTCCCCGCCGTTGAGCACCTCCGAGGCCGCAAGATCGTCTTCGTCGACATGGACGGCACGGTCTACGACTCGTGGCACTGCTGCTCCAAGAAGGACAACAGCCTCGTCGGCAACGACGAGTGTCGCCACATCCGCACCGACACCGTCGAGGCGATCAAGCAGACGATCGCTGACAACACCGGCCCAGACGGGATCCCCCCTGTTCCCGTCGCGCTCACCTGGCGGGCTGGATGCGAGACGGTGACCCGTGAATGGCTCGGCCACCTCGCCGCCGAGACCGGCCTTGAGATCACCGACGTGTTCCTCCCCGGCTCCTCCCAGGACATCGCTGGACTCGCCATGCCGCGCAACAAGGGCGGGGGGGTGGACCACCAGGCCAACCGCACCCAGTGGGGCGGAGGCCAGGTCGCGTTCAAGGCCCGTGAGATCGAGAGCCTCCTCGATGTCCTCGGGATCGTCCCGGTCGGCCACTTCGAGGACAACGCCGACGTGCTCAAGATGAGCGAGGGGAAGGGCACCGGCCACATCCATCACGTCCCCCGGCTCGTCACCATCGAGAAGCACGAATGGGACGCCGGCTACCTGGGGGCGCCCAAGCCGAAGTACGGCTCGGGGTCATGGGGCGGTGGCCGGTCGAACTGCGAGGTCTGCAACAACCCGTTCGACGGCGTCAACGTCCGCAAGTCCGACGCCGACCGGTGGCGCTGCACCGACTGCGTCGCCTCGGTCGGCACCTGGGCGGAGGAGCAGAAGGCCAAACGTGCCTCCCGCAAGGCCGCAGCGAAGGACAACGGGATCGGCAAGGCCCGCAAGATCGTTCCCCCAGCCGACCCGTTCACCCCCGTGCCCGACGACGACTACTCCGCCGGCAACCACTGCACCTCCTGCGGCACGCCCGTGGGCGGCCACCCCGGCCAGTGGGCCGTCTGCGACGACTGCGACTACGCCACGACCGGGGCCGACGGCGCAGAGATCGTCGAGGGCTCAGACCTGTGGCTCGACACCGGCGGCGAGATGGAGGAGGTCACGGTGATGATGGCCGACGACGGCACCGACTCGGTCGCGGTCAAGCGGCGCAGCGACGGCGAGATGCTGTTCGTCGACGCCGAGGACCTCCACTCAACCCCCTTCTAAGGAGTCCGGGTCCGTCGGGGCCTTGTGATCGCGCAGGATCCGTTCGGCCTCAGCAACGATGCGGTCGTCGTGAGCGGCCTGCTCGGCGGTCACCTCATCGAACAGGCTGGCGCCGCGGATCGTCTCCTCCGACGCGAACGCGGACCTCACGGCCCACAGGGCGGCAACGACCACAGCACCGGCGATGACGGCGCCGCCTGCGGACACGAACGCCGCGAGTGCGGACGCCTTGGAAGGGTGTGTGATCGCCTCGGCGACACGCGCCGGGGTGGCGTCAAGCGTGACGACAACGGCAGCTGTGACCGCGAACGCGGTCAGCAGGGCAAGACGTTCGTTCATCGGACCTGATGGTCGTCCGGGACCCAGTTGCAGGTCAGACGTCGATGCCTGTCGCGGGGCGGACGAGGCAGCCGTCGGGCGCTCAGTTCCCTGTGCAGCAGGGTCAGGACCGGGACGTCATCCGGTCGAACGCCGCGACTGCCCCGCTGATCGCCCTGGCGTAGCCGTTGATCGACGGTTGCCAGGCCGCCTGCCACGGCACGCCGAGATCGCCCAGGATCGGTCGGACGGTCCGGCCGAATGTCGTGCGCATCAACCGCAGCACCACTGCGGCGTCGGGGACGTTGGTGCCGGAACGGCGGGACAAGGCCTTGCACCAGTCCGGCCACCGCGGGTCCCATCCGGACTGCCATTCGACCTCCACGGCCACCCCAGTGTGTTCTGTGGCGATGGCGGCGGCTTTCCGGACCCGTTCGTGGTCCGCGTCCTTGCCGCCGATGAACAGCACCCGGACGGGCCTGTCGAGCGCCGCCAGTCGTGCGGCCATCCCGTCGACGGTCTCCTCGACCCTGACTGCCCGACGCATCGCATCCAGGTCGAACCCGTTGGCCCCGTAGCGGTCGACCAGCTCCAACAGGTCCTCTGGGTCGGCCTCGTGTCCGGGGTGGTCCACGTGCCGCCAGAACGCCTTGTGGGCGGCTGCGGCCGCAAGTTCGGGTTCGCCGCGAGCGACACGGAGTGCGATCCGTTGGGCGTCGACGTCGTCGCTGCCGAGGTGGGCGCGGAGGGTGTCGTCGTTGTCGAGCAGTTCCAGCCAGGTGGCGGCGACCTTGGCGTCGTCGCAGTCGATGGCGGCGTCGGCGGCGAGTGCGACGAGGTCGTCGTAGCGTCCGTCGGGGCACTGGCCCGAACGCAGGACCGATTCGGCGAGGTCGAACGTCTCGGTTGCGGTCAGTCCGGGGGCGTCGATGAGCCCCAGGGCGGTCGGGATGCTGCCGGTCACGCCGTCGTCGACGGCCAGCAGGACGCAGCCGACGAAGGGGGCTCGGGTGGCTGCGTTGGCAAGGCACCAGGTCAGGAACGGCCCTGCGGCGCGTTGGCTGGCCGGTCCGCCGAGCACCAGCCCTTCGGCGACACCGACGAGCAGGTCGGTCGGGGGCTGCCAGCCAGCGTCGACGGCTCGGCTGAGGTGCCGGATTGCGTCGCGTGCGTTGGCAGCAGACCGGAGCGCAGCGATGCCGCGGTGGCCGGCCGCCTCCGCCGGCAGGTGGGTGCCGGCGAGCGCCGGGTGGCTGTCGAGGGCCGACACGGCCACATCCAGGGCAGCGTCGGCTCGCCGGTGGTCACCCGCGGCGAACGCGGCGTACCCGGCGAGCAGCGCCGCGACCGGATGCCCCGGGGCGTGCACGAGTGCGTCGTCGAGCTCGCCGGTGTGACTGGCGAGCAGGTCGGTGACGACGTTGTCGCCGTCGGCGATGGGGGAGGGGACATCCTCGACGAACCGCAGGTCCGTGGCGCACAGGACCCGTTGGACGGCGACGTCTGCGGTGGCGGCCGACCGGATGTCTGTGGGGAGGCTGTTGAGGACGTCGGTGGCGGCGTCGAAGTCGCCGGCGGCGCGGAGCGTGGAGGCGAGCACGACCCCCAACTGGGCGGTCGTGTCGGGATCAACGAGCCCGTCTGCATGGCCGATGGCGGCCTCGACGAGCCGGCGGGCGTCGGCGATGTCGCGCCGGCTGACCAGGACCGTGGCGCGGGTGGCGTACCGCTTGATGGTGGTGCCGCCGCCATCGAAGGCGTCACGACGCTCCGCCAGCATCTCGGCTGCCAACGCAATGGTGTCCTCCCCGTCAAGGAGTGCTTCGCAGACCGCTGCGGTGACGTCGGCACCGGCGACCCGGTCAGCGATCACCCCTCGGACGAGGTCGGTGCGGCCGGTGGCCTCCGCGAGGAGTGTGGCGGTGTCGCCAGCGCGTCGGGCACCGACGAGCCTGCCGATCATCCACCAGTGCCGCCGTTCGTCGTTGGCACCGGTGGAGCTGGGGTCGTGGGCGGGTTGTTCCTCGGCCTGTGCATCGATGCCGGACACGAACCCGGAGTGGAACCACGACCTGGCACGGTCAGGGGTGGAGAGGATGAGTTCGTCGGTCTGGCGGACCAGGTCGGCCCTGCTCAGCGCCTTCTCCGCTCCGATGGCCGATCCAACGGCTGCCCGGATGAGGGTGCGGTCCAGCGGGGTGAACAGCGACGCGCCGGTCAGCGGAGTGGTGACACCTTCTCCGGGGTCGTCCTGGCCGGCGTCGACGGTCTGGCCCTGCTGGTCGGCGATGAGGGTGGCGTCGTGCCCCGGCAGCTGGTCGGGCACTCCGGTCCCCGGGGCACAGCCGGTCAGGATGCGGCGCAGGTGGCCGTCGTCGGGATCGGCGTAGCCGTCCAGCATCGCTTGGGACATCGGGGTTGCGGGCACGTCGATCATTGCGATGGAGGCGACCAGCACGACCGCTGCTTGCCAGCCGTACTTCTCCGTGGTCGCCCGCACGGCGGTGTCGAACTCCTCGGCCGTCGGATTGTTGGCGGCCTCTGGCCCGATGACGGTGCGGGCGTGCTCGACCATCGGATTGACCAGCACCTGGCACATCAGTGGTAGGTCGTCGTCCGGTAGTCGTGCCAGCAGGGTCCGAACGTGCTTGGGGGCACCGCCGGACACGTACTTGGGGTCGACCCTGACGCCGAGCTGGCGCAGCAGGTTTCGGACGCCGGGGTTGCGGCCGTCGCGCAGCAGTTCTCGGGCGGGCCCGTCGGGCATCGCGAGGATCGCGGCTCGCAGGACAGGGGCTGGTTGGGTGTGCATCACTGTCCGCTCCGCCGGTAGTGGTTCCAGAGTCGCCCAAGGGCGCCGCAGGGCCGCAGGGCACCGTCATCGGTGATGGTGACGGCTTGCATGAGTGCGAGCCGTTCGATGGCGTGGTCAACGACGGTGGTGCCGCCGAAGTCCTCTGCGAAGGCTCGCAGGTCAGCCGGTGTCAGGGTTGTCGGCGGGTCGGTCGTGCCGAAGTCGATGGTGAACTCCAGCAGCAGCCCCCACACGTCGAGGTGGGTGTCGTCGAGCCGGTCCATGCCGACGGCCCGCAGGAACCGGTTTGCGTCGTCGGTGCTTGCGTACAGCGTCTGGGTGACGCGGGCGGCGGCGTCCACGAGTCGGATGGACTCGCGCAGGTGCATGT
This genomic window from Euzebya pacifica contains:
- a CDS encoding response regulator transcription factor, translated to MSHHILVVDDEPSVRGVVEAVLFADGFDVTTVRDGEEALDAMEERLPDAVVLDLMMPAMTGWEVLDEIRRDPRHQHSRVPVLVLTAKATDWDRDRTTAADHFMSKPFEPDELVQTLTRLIAAKAS